In Tripterygium wilfordii isolate XIE 37 chromosome 15, ASM1340144v1, whole genome shotgun sequence, one DNA window encodes the following:
- the LOC120016514 gene encoding benzyl alcohol O-benzoyltransferase-like, whose translation MKLAPTSLVFKVHRHEPELISPAKPTPCELKPLSDIDDQECLRFHFPVIQFYRYNPSMKGKDPAKIVKEAIAKALVFYYPLAGRLREGPGRKLMVDCNGEGIMFVEGDVDVSLDEFGDALHPPFPCLEELLFDVPGSSGILNCPLILVQVTRLRCGGFILALRLNHTMADAPGLVQFMSAVGEMAGGANVPSVMPVWNRHIFEARDPPCVTHTHREYDEVPDTKGTIIPLDDMVFRSFSFGPKEITSIRRFIPPHLRHCSTFDIIIACIWRLRTIALRPDPEEEMRMMFIINARGKWYSPLPEGYYGNASVFPVAIATAKELSKNPLGFALEKVRKVKTEIDGEYMKSVANLMVLKGRPNFTVVGSYLVSDLTRAGFGEVDIGWGMPEYGGLAKGVGPIPGVISYYIPLKNKKGTDGIVIQLGLPAPAMERFAQELDSILKDQNTPRPSSLVSAL comes from the exons ATGAAATTAGCACCAACATCTCTAGTGTTCAAGGTCCATAGACATGAACCTGAACTAATTTCCCCAGCAAAACCAACTCCTTGTGAGCTAAAGCCGCTTTCGGACATCGATGACCAGGAATGTCTCAGATTCCATTTCCCGGTGATACAATTTTATCGTTACAATCCTTCAATGAAAGGGAAAGACCCTGCTAAGATCGTAAAGGAAGCAATAGCAAAAGCGTTAGTCTTTTACTACCCACTCGCTGGGAGGCTTAGGGAAGGCCCTGGGCGTAAACTTATGGTGGATTGTAATGGTGAGGGTATCATGTTTGTTGAAGGTGATGTTGATGTTAGTCTTGATGAATTTGGCGATGCACTTCACCCTCCATTTCCTTGCTTGGAAGAGCTTCTTTTTGATGTTCCTGGCTCTTCTGGTATTCTCAACTGCCCCCTGATACTTGTTCAG GTGACGCGACTAAGATGCGGTGGTTTCATTCTCGCTCTCCGTCTCAACCACACAATGGCAGATGCACCAGGCCTCGTCCAATTCATGTCTGCCGTAGGAGAGATGGCGGGTGGTGCGAATGTTCCATCTGTGATGCCAGTTTGGAACCGACACATCTTTGAAGCTAGAGACCCACCATGCGTAACACATACGCATAGGGAATACGATGAGGTTCCAGACACCAAGGGCACCATCATCCCACTCGATGACATGGTTTTCCGGTCTTTCTCCTTCGGGCCCAAAGAAATCACTTCGATTCGAAGATTCATCCCACCTCATCTTCGTCACTGCTCCACCTTCGACATAATAATCGCCTGTATTTGGCGGTTACGCACCATAGCGCTCCGACCTGACCCTGAAGAAGAGATGCGGATGATGTTCATAATCAACGCACGCGGCAAGTGGTACTCTCCCTTGCCGGAGGGATACTACGGGAACGCGTCCGTATTTCCAGTGGCAATCGCGACCGCTAAAGAACTCAGCAAGAATCCGCTAGGGTTCGCGTTAGAGAAAGTAAGGAAGGTGAAGACGGAAATAGACGGAGAATACATGAAGTCTGTGGCCAATCTGATGGTGTTGAAGGGGCGGCCAAACTTCACGGTGGTGGGGTCCTATTTGGTATCTGACTTGACACGTGCCGGGTTTGGAGAGGTGGACATAGGGTGGGGTATGCCCGAGTATGGTGGGCTCGCAAAAGGAGTGGGGCCCATTCCAGGTGTGATTAGCTATTATATACCATTAAAGAACAAGAAAGGAACGGATGGGATTGTGATCCAACTAGGTTTGCCGGCTCCAGCTATGGAAAGATTTGCCCAAGAACTGGACAGCATCTTGAAAGACCAAAATACCCCCAGACCAAGTTCTCTTGTCTCTGCACTTTAG